The Malus domestica chromosome 13, GDT2T_hap1 genome includes a window with the following:
- the LOC103452778 gene encoding receptor-like protein kinase ANXUR1, whose amino-acid sequence MISKTHILLSLIILSFSLNAIHVLSKDTGSESYIIACGSSSGGTDSDGRRWVPDSRFLKSSENSKTATAQYQDPSLPSQIPYMSARIFNSAASYKFFVSPRQRLLVRLHFYPSSYDGLEASNSYFDVIANGFSLLRNFSAAITTQALTQAYIMREFSLVPAQSGNLNITFVPSSQHDKSYAFVNGIEVISMPAEMFQPANMIGFQDQTIDVQNSSLQTMFRLNVGGQFIPTRNDSGLTRTWYDDSPYLFGAAFGVTCQAEKNVSIKYPSNLPEYIAPPNVYGTARSMGPNSKINQNYNLTWVFTVDANFTYVVRLHFCELQLTRINQRVFDIFLNNQTAQQTADVIAWSGSIGVPVYKDYATFVNDRDGDEEIWVALHPSVSEKPEYYDSILNGLEIFKLNDTRGNLAGPNPVPSKMLQDAEAAAASTFSPPAGSKSKGEVIGIAGGAAGGAAVVAALCIAVYIKKKRKSGMDPGMGNWLPLYGNSNTSTISGKSNTGSSHLSSLAAGLCRHFSLPEIKHGTKNFDESQVIGVGGFGKVYKGIIDGGTKVAIKRSNPSSEQGVHEFQTEIEMLSKLRHRHLVSLIGFCEEDGEMILVYDYMANGTLREHLYKSKNPSLSWKQRLEICIGAARGLHYLHTGARYTIIHRDVKTTNILLDENWVAKVSDFGLSKTGPNLHQTHVSTMVKGSFGYLDPEYFRRQQLTEKSDVYSFGVVLFEVLCARPALNASLPKEQVSLADWAIHCLKKGILFEIIDPHLKSGPPINPECLKKFAETAEKCLADHGLERPSMGDVLWNLEFALQLHENPDGEAVAAQDKANDAYAMHNATLTIEEETVSSEATIDDLNTSAVFSQIVNPRGR is encoded by the coding sequence ATGATCTCCAAAACCCACATTTTACTTTCTCTGATCATATTATCCTTCTCCTTAAACGCCATTCATGTTCTCAGCAAAGACACTGGCTCTGAATCTTACATCATTGCTTGCGGCTCTTCGAGCGGTGGCACCGACTCCGACGGCCGCAGATGGGTACCAGATTCCCGGTTTCTAAAATCCTCGGAGAATTCAAAGACCGCGACGGCGCAATACCAAGATCCTTCTCTGCCTTCCCAAATCCCGTACATGTCTGCAAGAATTTTCAACTCTGCAGCATCCTACAAGTTCTTTGTTTCCCCACGACAGCGCCTACTGGTCAGGCTCCATTTTTATCCGTCTTCCTATGACGGCCTCGAGGCTTCGAACTCGTATTTCGACGTGATCGCAAACGGGTTTTCACTCCTCCGCAATTTCAGCGCCGCCATTACAACCCAAGCTCTCACGCAGGCCTACATCATGAGAGAATTCTCACTCGTTCCCGCCCAATCCGGCAATCTCAACATAACATTCGTACCCTCGTCGCAACATGATAAGTCCTATGCTTTTGTCAATGGCATTGAGGTAATTTCGATGCCGGCCGAGATGTTTCAGCCAGCGAACATGATCGGGTTTCAGGACCAAACCATCGATGTACAAAACTCTTCCCTTCAGACAATGTTTAGGCTCAATGTCGGTGGACAGTTTATTCCGACAAGAAATGATTCGGGGCTGACAAGAACATGGTACGACGATTCGCCGTACTTGTTCGGTGCAGCATTTGGAGTCACATGTCAGGCTGAGAAAAATGTTAGCATAAAATATCCTAGTAATTTGCCGGAGTACATTGCTCCTCCCAACGTCTACGGCACTGCGCGATCGATGGGACCGAATTCGAAAATCAATCAGAATTACAATCTCACATGGGTTTTCACCGTTGATGCAAATTTCACATATGTTGTTAGGTTACATTTCTGTGAGCTTCAACTCACCAGGATCAATCAGAGGGTGTTCGATATTTTTCTCAACAACCAAACAGCGCAGCAGACTGCGGACGTTATTGCTTGGTCAGGGTCCATAGGAGTGCCGGTTTACAAGGATTATGCAACTTTTGTTAATGACAGAGATGGTGACGAAGAAATATGGGTGGCATTGCATCCATCTGTGTCCGAGAAACCAGAGTACTATGATTCGATTCTTAATGGTTTGGAGATCTTTAAGCTCAATGATACGCGTGGGAATTTAGCCGGTCCCAATCCTGTGCCATCTAAGATGCTTCAAGACGCTGAGGCTGCTGCAGCAAGTACTTTTTCTCCCCCAGCAGGGTCCAAGAGCAAGGGTGAAGTAATTGGAATAGCTGGCGGGGCTGCTGGCGGCGCGGCTGTGGTTGCGGCATTGTGCATTGCTGTGTAcataaagaagaagagaaagagtgGAATGGATCCCGGGATGGGCAATTGGTTGCCTCTTTATGGTAACTCTAACACATCAACTATTTCGGGCAAGAGTAATACAGGTAGCAGCCATCTTTCGAGCCTGGCTGCAGGTCTTTGCAGGCATTTCTCATTGCCTGAGATCAAACATGGCACCAAGAATTTCGACGAATCTCAAGTTATTGGGGTTGGAGGATTTGGGAAGGTTTACAAGGGCATTATTGATGGAGGCACCAAAGTGGCTATTAAAAGATCAAATCCATCTTCAGAGCAAGGTGTTCACGAGTTCCAAACGGAAATCGAGATGCTTTCAAAGCTCAGGCACAGGCATTTAGTCTCTTTGATTGGTTTTTGCGAAGAGGACGGCGAGATGATTCTGGTTTATGATTACATGGCTAATGGGACTCTAAGGGAGCATTTGTACAAGAGCAAAAATCCTTCCTTGTCATGGAAGCAAAGGTTGGAAATTTGCATTGGAGCTGCTAGGGGACTGCATTATCTTCACACTGGTGCAAGATACACCATCATCCACAGAGATGTGAAAACCACAAACATATTGTTGGATGAGAATTGGGTAGCTAAAGTCTCTGACTTTGGGCTATCAAAAACAGGTCCTAATCTTCACCAAACCCATGTGAGTACAATGGTGAAGGGCAGCTTTGGGTACTTGGACCCCGAATATTTTCGGAGGCAACAATTGACGGAAAAATCTGATGTTTACTCTTTTGGGGTAGTCTTGTTTGAGGTCTTGTGTGCAAGGCCGGCCCTCAATGCTTCATTGCCTAAGGAGCAAGTTAGTCTTGCAGATTGGGCAATACATTGTCTAAAAAAGGGAATTCTCTTCGAAATTATTGATCCACATCTCAAGTCAGGGCCGCCTATTAATCCTGAGTGCTTGAAAAAGTTTGCAGAGACAGCTGAGAAATGCTTAGCTGATCATGGACTTGAACGCCCTTCAATGGGGGACGTGCTTTGGAACCTTGAGTTTGCTCTTCAACTGCATGAAAACCCTGATGGAGAAGCAGTTGCTGCTCAAGATAAAGCAAATGATGCTTATGCTATGCACAATGCCACACTGACAATTGAGGAAGAGACCGTTTCAAGTGAGGCTACGATCGATGACTTAAACACAAGTGCAGTTTTTTCACAAATAGTGAATCCAAGAGGAAGATGA